One genomic segment of Lytechinus pictus isolate F3 Inbred chromosome 18, Lp3.0, whole genome shotgun sequence includes these proteins:
- the LOC135153079 gene encoding probable serine/threonine-protein kinase samkC, which produces MGEYYGNPPPYSTNPPPSDQAYYSPGPGGGGYAADYPNAYSAPPPQAAANAPPISPQPSTQPQRNSGVPQPQPNRSRMQKKKKQQQQQQQLLQQQQQQQQARPKMQRQPSAPSEISLCTKYSLFFANFIFWVSIFVS; this is translated from the coding sequence ATGGGTGAATATTACGGAAACCCACCGCCTTACAGCACAAATCCGCCACCTTCAGATCAGGCTTATTATTCACCGGGACCCGGCGGTGGAGGGTACGCCGCTGACTACCCGAACGCGTACAGTGCTCCTCCTCCTCAGGCAGCCGCAAATGCTCCACCGATTTCACCACAGCCTTCCACTCAGCCTCAGAGAAACTCTGGAGTGCCACAGCCACAACCAAACAGGAGTAGGatgcaaaagaagaaaaagcaacagcagcaacaacaacaacttcttcaacaacagcagcagcaacagcaggCCAGGCCGAAAATGCAACGACAACCCAGTGCACCATCGGAAATTAGTCTGTGCACAAAATATTCACTGTTCTTcgcaaattttatattttgggTGAGTATTTTTGTTTCTTAA